The DNA region CTCTCGTGTAAATGGTAGTATAGATGCTACAACACAAACCATTACGGTATTTATAGAAGTTTCTCATTCAGATTTAAAAGAAGGTATGTATTTAGAGGCAAATCTAAATGCACAAAAGGTAGATAATGCTATACAAATAGATCGAAATTTACTATTAGACAGTCAAGAGATTTATGTAGTCAACGATAGTGTGTTACAGGTTTTACCAGCAAAACCAATACATTTTTCAGATACAAAAGTGATTTTAAAAGACATACCAAACGGTACAGTAATTTTAAATAAACCAGTTCCTGGTGCTTATGCAGGAATGAAAGTTCAAACTTTAACACAAAAAAAAGATTCGATTAAATAATGAGAAAACTAATTGAATACTTTATACGATATCACGTTGCTGTATACGTCTTTTTAATTGCGTTTTTTGTTTTTGGAGTTATAGGTGCATTTTCATTAAAATCATCGTTTTTTCCGCTTACAGAATCAAAAATTATAAACGTTGCAATAACGTATCCTGGTGCATCACCACAAGAAATAGAAGAAGGTATTGTACTTCAAATAGAAGACAATTTAAAAGGATTAAAAGGAATAGATAGAGTCACTTCTGTGTCTAGAGAAAATAGCGGAACGATTACTGTAGAAATTGAAAAAGGCGAAAGCCTAGATTTTATGCTTCTTGAAGTTAAAAATGCTGTAGATAGAGTACCTTCTTTTCCAACAGGAATGGAGCCATTAGTAGTATCTAAACAAGAAGCGGTTAGAGAAACAATTTCTTTCGCGTTAAGCGGAAAAGACATTCCTTTAGTCACTTTAAAACAATTGGCAAGACAGGTAGAAACCGATTTACGTGCAATAGATGGTATTTCGCAAATTTCTATTTCTGGTTTTCCTGATGAAGAAATTGAAATTGCAGTTGACGAGCTTGATTTACTAGCCTATAATTTAACCTTTAACGATGTAGCAACAGCAGTTAGTAATGCCAATATTTTAGTAACTGGAGGAAATGTAAAAACCGAAGCAGAAGAGTATTTAATTCGCGCAAATAATAGAGAATATTATGGCAAAGAACTTTCTAATATTGTAGTCAAAGCATCTTCAGACGGAAAAGTGATTAGGTTAAAAGATGTAGCAATAATAAGAGATCGTTTTTCAGAAACACCAAACGCTACTTATTTTAATCAAGAATTAGCAGTTAATATAACTATAACTAGTACAAATAACGAAGATTTAATTTCATCTGCAGATAAAGTCAATGAGTATATAGAAACTTATAATCAAAAGTATGATAAAGTGCGATTAGATGTGGTAAGAGATTTATCTATTACCTTAAAACAACGTACACAATTATTAACAGAGAATGCTGTAGTTGGTATTTTACTAGTCTTAGTTTTTCTATCGGTTTTTCTTAATACAAGATTGGCACTTTGGGTAGCTTTTGGTTTACCAATTTCGTTTTTAGGTATGTTTGCGTTTGCAGGTCAATTTGATGTAACTATAAACGTACTTTCATTATTCGGAATGATTATCGTTATAGGTATTTTAGTTGACGATGGAATTGTAATTGCAGAAAATATCTATCAGCATTACGAAAAAGGAAAAAAACCAGTACAAGCAGCAATAGATGGAACTTTAGAAGTAATTCCGCCAGTAGTATCTGCTATAATCACTACGCTTTTAGCCTTTTCTTTATTCTTCTTTTTAGATAGTCGTATAGGAGAATTTTTTGGTGAAGTTTCGGTAATAGTAATATTAACGCTAGTAGTTTCATTAGTAGAAGCATTGATAATTCTACCAGCGCATTTAGCACATTCAAAAGCATTAAGAATAAAAAAGGAAGATATTCATGCTAAAAAATCAAAAGGTTTTTTTGCTATAATGCGTGGTATTAATAAAGCTGGAGATAATTTTATGTCCTATTTAAGAGATAAAATTTATGCACCAGTTATAGATTTTGTATTAAAATTTAAACTATTAACTCTAGGTATTTTTGTAGCACTTTTAGTGCTAACTTTTGGTGCACTAGGTGGCGGAATTATAAAAACAGCATTTTTTCCTAGAATAGCTAGTGACGCAGCAAATATAGAGCTAGTAATGCCAGCTGGAACAAATGTAAAAATTACAGATTCTATAATTTCAATGATCGAAGAAAAAGCATTTATTGTAAATGAAGAATTAACAGAAAAATTTTTAAAAGGAACAGGAAAACAACTTTTTGAAAACACGATTGTAGAGATTAATAGTAGCTCTACAGCTACCTTGCGCATTAATTTATTACCAGGAGAAGAACGACCAGATGCGATACAATCTTTTCTAGTCACCAATAGATTAGAAGAGTTAGTTGGTCCAGTAATTGGTACAGAACGATTAATTTATGGATCTGGAGGAAATTTTGGTGGTAGTCCTGTTTCAGTGTCACTATTAAGTAATAATATTGAAGAATTAAAAGCAGCCAAAAACGCTTTAAAAACCAATCTGCAATCTAATCCATTATTAAAGGATATTGGTGATAATGATCCAGCAGGAATTAAAGAGATTAGATTACAATTAAAAGACAACGCTTATTTGTTAGGTTTGGATTTAAGAACCGTAATGGCGCAAGTTAGATCTGGTTTTTTTGGTGCGCAAGCGCAACGTTTTCAACGTGGTCAAGACGAAATTAGAGTTTGGGTTCGTTACGATAAAAACAACAGAAGTTCTATTAACGATTTAGATGCAATGCGAATTGTTACACCAACTGGCGAACGTGTTACTTTAAAAGATATTGCAGATTATTCGATAGTTAGAGGTGATGTTGCTATCAATCACTTGGAAGGTAAAAGAGAAATTCAAGTTTATGCAGATTTAAAAGATCCAGGAACAAGTCCAAACGATATTTTAGACGATATAAAAAATAATTTTTTACCAACCTTACAATCTAAATATCCAACACTAACAGCTTCTTTTGAAGGACAAAATAGAGAGTTTAATAAATTAAATAGTTCTCTAGCAAAAGCAGGAATACCAATATTACTTTTAATATACATTACCATAGCATTTACCTTTAGAAGTTACTCACAACCATTACTGTTAATATTATTAATTCCGTTTAGTTTAACAGCTGTTGCATGGGGACATTGGATTTCTGGATTTCCAGTAAATGTACTTTCGTTATTAGGTATAATTGCATTAATAGGTATCATGGTAAACGATGGATTAGTGTTAATTGGTAAATTTAATAGTAATCTTAAAGAAGGTATGCAATTTGATCAAGCCTTAGCAGAAGCTGGAAAATCTAGATTTAGAGCCATTTTCCTAACGTCATTAACAACTATCGCTGGATTAGCACCATTACTATTTGAGCAAAGTAGACAAGCACAATTTTTAAAGCCTATGGCGATTTCAATTTCATATGGTATTGGTTACGCTACAGTATTAACCTTATTAGTATTGCCTTTATTTTTATCTTTTAGTAATGCTATAAAGAAAAATGTAAAATGGTTAGCAACAGGTAAAGATGTTACAAAAGAAGAAGTAGAACGCGCAATTATAGAACAAAACGATGTCAATAAACATTAAAATTTTAATCGCTACTGTATTAATTGTAATGTCAATTAATACAATAAATGCGCAAGAATTGTTAACTAAAGATGAAGCTATTCAAACCGCTTTAGAAAATAATTACGGCGTAAAAATTGCCAAAAACAATGTTGAAGTTGCTAAAAATAATGCAGAGATTTTAAACTCTGGATATTTGCCAACAGTAACAGGAACAGCTGGTGCAACTTACAATGTAGATAATACAGAAGCGCAATTTTCTAACGGTACAACAACAACATTATCTGGCGCAGAAAGCTCTAGATACAATGCAGGAATTAATCTAAATTATACCCTTTTTGATGGTTTTGGTAGACGTTACAACTACAAAATTTTAAAAGAGCAATATCAATTATCAGAGCTTCAAGCAAGAGAAACAATAGAAAATACAATTGTTCAATTATTAACTGTTTACTACAATGTAGCGCAATTGTCGGATAATTTAGAAACATTAAATCAAACATTAGCGGTAACAAAAGATAGATTAACAAGAGCTCAATACCAATTTGATTATGGGCAAAACACCAAATTAGAAGTTTTAAATGCGCAAGTAGATATTAATACAGATAGTATAAATATAATCAATACAAAACAACAAATTAAAATAGCAAAACGTGACTTAAAATTAGTGTTAGGCGAAGAGTTGCTTCAAGATTTTAATGTAGAAACCGAAGTAGATTTTACATTACAATTTAAAAAAGATAGTCTATATCAAAACGCTAAAAAACGTAATGTAGCTTTATTACAAACCGAAAAAAATATAGCGATAAGCCAGTTAGATATTAAAACAGGTAAATCGGGTTATTTGCCAACATTAGGTCTAACAGGATCTTACGGTTGGAATAAAAGTAATAATAATGCAGCTTCTTTTGTGGCTGTATCTACAAATACAGGATTATCTGGCGGATTGAATTTAACGTGGAATTTATTTGATGGTGGTACCACTATTACAAGAGTAAAAAATGCTAAAATTAATCTGCAAACACAGCAATTACAAAAAGAGAATATCTTACTTACAATAAAAACAAATTTTGAAAATGCTTGGGACGATTATCAAAATAAATTAGAGATTTATAATATACAGGAAACTAATATTTTAACAGCTCAAAATAACTTTGATAGAACACAAGAAAAATTCAAAATCGGACAGGTAAATTCAATCGAATTTAGACAAGCCCAATTAAATCTTTTAACTGCAGAATTAAGCCGAAATCAAGCTAAGTTTTCGGCAAAATTAGCCGAGCTTCAATTGCTTCAAATTAGTGGAGAATTGCTAAACGTTCCGTTTTAGTTAATTTTCACGATTAACTGCATGTTTTTATCGGTAATTGCAGAATAGTATATTCAATAAAACTAAAAACATCGACGAAATGCATGTTTTTTGAAACGTAATGTTAAAGTTTTGTGCATTTAATCGAAACGATTTGTCATTAATCTGCTTTAGAGCTACTTTTAATTAGTATTAGATTTAATTCTATAGCGATTATGAAAAACCTTAAACTAACCTTCATCTTTTTACTAACAACAATGTTTTGTTTTGCAGAGGTTTCTACTTCTGAAAAAGATGCCTTATTAGCACTTTACAATAGTACAAATGGTGCTAGTTGGAATACTACTTGGGATTTAGAATCACCAATATCTACATGGCATGGTGTTACTGTAGAAAATGCTCAAGTTATTGCTTTAGATTTAGCTTTTAATAACTTAGAAGGTCAATTACCAGAACAAATAGGAGATTTAGT from Mesoflavibacter profundi includes:
- a CDS encoding TolC family protein; amino-acid sequence: MSINIKILIATVLIVMSINTINAQELLTKDEAIQTALENNYGVKIAKNNVEVAKNNAEILNSGYLPTVTGTAGATYNVDNTEAQFSNGTTTTLSGAESSRYNAGINLNYTLFDGFGRRYNYKILKEQYQLSELQARETIENTIVQLLTVYYNVAQLSDNLETLNQTLAVTKDRLTRAQYQFDYGQNTKLEVLNAQVDINTDSINIINTKQQIKIAKRDLKLVLGEELLQDFNVETEVDFTLQFKKDSLYQNAKKRNVALLQTEKNIAISQLDIKTGKSGYLPTLGLTGSYGWNKSNNNAASFVAVSTNTGLSGGLNLTWNLFDGGTTITRVKNAKINLQTQQLQKENILLTIKTNFENAWDDYQNKLEIYNIQETNILTAQNNFDRTQEKFKIGQVNSIEFRQAQLNLLTAELSRNQAKFSAKLAELQLLQISGELLNVPF
- a CDS encoding efflux RND transporter permease subunit; translated protein: MRKLIEYFIRYHVAVYVFLIAFFVFGVIGAFSLKSSFFPLTESKIINVAITYPGASPQEIEEGIVLQIEDNLKGLKGIDRVTSVSRENSGTITVEIEKGESLDFMLLEVKNAVDRVPSFPTGMEPLVVSKQEAVRETISFALSGKDIPLVTLKQLARQVETDLRAIDGISQISISGFPDEEIEIAVDELDLLAYNLTFNDVATAVSNANILVTGGNVKTEAEEYLIRANNREYYGKELSNIVVKASSDGKVIRLKDVAIIRDRFSETPNATYFNQELAVNITITSTNNEDLISSADKVNEYIETYNQKYDKVRLDVVRDLSITLKQRTQLLTENAVVGILLVLVFLSVFLNTRLALWVAFGLPISFLGMFAFAGQFDVTINVLSLFGMIIVIGILVDDGIVIAENIYQHYEKGKKPVQAAIDGTLEVIPPVVSAIITTLLAFSLFFFLDSRIGEFFGEVSVIVILTLVVSLVEALIILPAHLAHSKALRIKKEDIHAKKSKGFFAIMRGINKAGDNFMSYLRDKIYAPVIDFVLKFKLLTLGIFVALLVLTFGALGGGIIKTAFFPRIASDAANIELVMPAGTNVKITDSIISMIEEKAFIVNEELTEKFLKGTGKQLFENTIVEINSSSTATLRINLLPGEERPDAIQSFLVTNRLEELVGPVIGTERLIYGSGGNFGGSPVSVSLLSNNIEELKAAKNALKTNLQSNPLLKDIGDNDPAGIKEIRLQLKDNAYLLGLDLRTVMAQVRSGFFGAQAQRFQRGQDEIRVWVRYDKNNRSSINDLDAMRIVTPTGERVTLKDIADYSIVRGDVAINHLEGKREIQVYADLKDPGTSPNDILDDIKNNFLPTLQSKYPTLTASFEGQNREFNKLNSSLAKAGIPILLLIYITIAFTFRSYSQPLLLILLIPFSLTAVAWGHWISGFPVNVLSLLGIIALIGIMVNDGLVLIGKFNSNLKEGMQFDQALAEAGKSRFRAIFLTSLTTIAGLAPLLFEQSRQAQFLKPMAISISYGIGYATVLTLLVLPLFLSFSNAIKKNVKWLATGKDVTKEEVERAIIEQNDVNKH